The following proteins come from a genomic window of Labeo rohita strain BAU-BD-2019 chromosome 25, IGBB_LRoh.1.0, whole genome shotgun sequence:
- the LOC127156239 gene encoding aminopeptidase Ey-like, whose product MGKGFYISKTVGIVGIVLAAGALATIIALSVVYSQEKSKNNENEVKPTGAGTTSVPTTKPSNEPWDKWRLPQTLSPITYNVTLWPRLQPDSTGLYIFTGMSSVVFRCVEKTNLILIHSNKLNMTKDPTLTAHGSKPAPAIASIVMHTKTQYMAIHLKEELTAGEIYELYTAFKGELADDLGGFYRSEYYENGVKKVVATTQMQPTDARKAFPCFDEPAMKAIFHITLYHDPATVALSNGVVMDEVNITVDGTLVTMTTFAPTEVMSTYLLAFIVSDFGFIEQNIGNLQIRIFARQKAINAGQGQYALNVTGPILKFFERYYNVSYPLPKSDQIALPDFSAGAMENWGLIAYRETALLYDEEISSNGNKERIVIVIAHELAHQWFGNLVTLRWWNDLWLNEGFASYVEYLGADEA is encoded by the exons ATGGGAAAAGGTTTCTACATCAGTAAAACTGTTGGAATAGTAGGGATTGTGTTAGCGGCTGGAGCACTAGCAACAATCATCGCTCTCTCTGTGGTCTACTCCCAAGAGAAGTCCAAGAACAACGAGAATGAGGTTAAACCCACAGGTGCAGGAACAACATCAGTCCCAACAACTAAACCATCCAATGAACCATGGGACAAGTGGCGCCTTCCTCAGACTCTTAGTCCAATAACCTACAATGTCACTCTGTGGCCGCGGCTCCAGCCAGATTCAACTGGACTCTACATCTTCACAGGGATGTCCAGCGTAGTCTTCAGATGTGTGGAAAAGACAAACCTCATCCTCATTCACTCCAACAAGCTGAACATGACAAAGGATCCAACCTTGACAGCACATGGAAGCAAGCCAGCTCCTGCCATTGCATCAATTGTGatgcacacaaaaacacagtatATGGcaattcatctgaaagaagaattAACTGCTGGGGAAATCTACGAACTCTACACAGCATTTAAAGGTGAACTTGCGGATGACTTGGGAGGCTTCTACAGGAGTGAATACTATGAGAATGGAGTCAAGAA AGTGGTCGCCACAACCCAGATGCAGCCAACAGATGCCAGGAAGGCATTCCCTTGCTTTGATGAACCTGCAATGAAAGCAATATTCCACATCACTCTTTACCATGATCCAGCAACTGTAGCCCTCTCCAATGGTGTTGTGATGG ACGAAGTTAACATCACAGTGGATGGCACTCTTGTTACCATGACAACATTTGCACCAACAGAAGTAATGTCGACATATTTGTTGGCATTCATTGTCAGCGATTTTGGCTTCATTGAACAAAATATTGGAAATCTGCAG ATTCGGATTTTTGCCCGTCAAAAAGCAATAAATGCAGGACAAGGGCAGTATGCGCTCAATGTGACTGGACCAATTCTCAAATTCTTTGAGAGGTATTATAATGTCTCCTATCCACTGCCCAAATCAG ACCAAATCGCTCTGCCAGACTTCAGTGCTGGTGCAATGGAAAACTGGGGCTTAATTGCATACAGAGAGACGGCCCTGCTGTACGATGAAGAAATATCCTCAAATGGAAACAAAGAGAGAATCGTTATTGTTATTGCCCATGAACTTGCCCATCAG TGGTTTGGAAACCTTGTGACTCTCAGGTGGTGGAATGATCTGTGGCTCAATGAAGGTTTTGCATCTTACGTAGAATATCTTGGGGCTGATGAAGCT